A region of Massilia sp. KIM DNA encodes the following proteins:
- a CDS encoding helix-turn-helix domain-containing protein yields the protein MSVISSQDAAPRHLLVPAASASKDGSVEALDPRRLAAGADIRVGPEPALVWIARGAVNLERRSQRGNWRPLLLRHGDFYLSTSETIQLRRAHQCRSDFEGIRLELSTLVLSRCTHEPGDATAWQGREIRGSADPTLRALLTLLRPSACQSAALTTPFVDGVTQAVAAQLASYPANARRKPGGQHHGLAPYKFRLVLRAMRERLAEPFDLGYLAGLAGLSTFHFSRAFKKASGLPPSRYFQRLRIDQARRMLAEGERSVIDIALAVGFRSPSHFSQVFRQAAGFSPSEYRQRFAMPPSMQAGFPCRRAAD from the coding sequence ATGAGCGTCATCTCATCCCAGGATGCGGCGCCCCGGCACCTCTTGGTGCCGGCTGCATCCGCAAGCAAGGACGGCAGCGTCGAGGCGCTCGACCCGCGCCGCCTGGCGGCCGGGGCGGATATCCGCGTCGGCCCGGAACCCGCCCTGGTCTGGATCGCACGCGGGGCGGTCAATCTCGAACGACGTTCCCAGCGCGGCAACTGGAGACCGCTGCTGCTGCGCCACGGCGACTTTTACCTGTCCACCTCCGAAACGATCCAGTTGCGGCGCGCCCACCAGTGCCGCTCGGATTTCGAGGGCATACGCCTCGAGCTCAGCACGCTCGTGCTGAGCCGCTGCACCCACGAACCGGGCGATGCGACGGCCTGGCAAGGGCGGGAGATCAGGGGCAGCGCGGATCCTACCTTGCGCGCATTACTGACGCTGCTGCGCCCCTCCGCCTGCCAGTCGGCGGCGCTGACCACCCCTTTCGTGGACGGCGTCACGCAGGCGGTCGCCGCGCAACTGGCGTCCTATCCGGCGAATGCGCGGCGCAAGCCGGGAGGCCAGCACCATGGGCTGGCGCCCTACAAGTTCCGCCTCGTCCTGCGGGCCATGCGCGAGCGCCTGGCGGAACCCTTCGACCTGGGCTACCTCGCCGGGCTGGCCGGCTTGAGCACTTTCCACTTCAGCCGCGCCTTCAAGAAGGCGAGCGGCCTGCCGCCCTCGCGTTATTTCCAGCGCCTGCGCATCGACCAGGCCAGGCGCATGCTGGCCGAGGGCGAGCGATCGGTGATCGACATCGCCCTTGCCGTGGGATTCCGCAGTCCCAGCCATTTCTCGCAGGTGTTCCGGCAAGCGGCGGGATTCTCGCCGAGCGAGTACCGCCAGCGCTTCGCCATGCCGCCATCCATGCAGGCCGGCTTTCCGTGCCGCCGCGCCGCCGACTGA